The Herpetosiphonaceae bacterium genome has a segment encoding these proteins:
- a CDS encoding YHS domain-containing protein yields the protein MESETTPPRRSASPLRTVKVHARGEDFRIVQLQGNLFVCSKAHGSCCCGWTEKERAPVNTALFESEWERRKIRNKLHLTFTGCLGPCAVGNNTLLQLFGQSIWLKDLNDDSYVVALFDYIEAMLGAGTILPPPPALAEHVFARYAPPPAEAGAVVAGSAEDDGAGLERLDPVCLMDVDPATARWSSTYEERTYYFCAPSCKKAFDRDPQAYIVG from the coding sequence CAGCGCGAGCCCGCTACGCACCGTCAAGGTCCATGCGCGGGGCGAGGATTTTCGGATCGTGCAGCTTCAGGGCAACCTTTTCGTCTGCTCGAAGGCGCATGGTAGCTGCTGCTGCGGCTGGACCGAGAAGGAGCGCGCGCCGGTAAACACGGCGCTGTTTGAGTCCGAGTGGGAGCGGCGCAAGATTCGCAACAAGCTTCACCTGACCTTTACCGGCTGCCTCGGCCCGTGCGCGGTTGGCAATAACACGCTGCTGCAACTCTTTGGTCAGTCGATCTGGCTCAAGGATCTCAACGACGACTCGTATGTCGTCGCGCTTTTCGATTACATTGAGGCCATGCTGGGCGCAGGCACGATCTTACCGCCGCCGCCTGCCCTGGCCGAGCACGTCTTTGCGCGCTACGCGCCGCCGCCAGCCGAGGCGGGCGCTGTTGTCGCGGGCAGCGCCGAGGACGACGGAGCCGGGCTGGAGCGGCTCGATCCGGTCTGTCTGATGGATGTCGATCCGGCGACAGCGCGCTGGTCCTCGACCTACGAGGAGCGGACCTACTACTTCTGCGCTCCGTCGTGCAAAAAAGCCTTCGACCGCGATCCGCAGGCATACATCGTCGGCTGA